In one Pseudomonas sp. 31-12 genomic region, the following are encoded:
- a CDS encoding alpha/beta fold hydrolase: MPLFKYFTLLVLPLMLSIGHAQAEMPKMSYRQVKVDGVSIAYREIGNVNAPSVLLLHGVPSSSRMYEGLMRQLGDRFHLIAPDYPGFGNSDAPTPDQFTYTFEHYATLIAHFTDVVGLKQYSLFMQDYGAPVGMRLVMARPKAVSVMVFQNGNVYVEGLGRLPG; the protein is encoded by the coding sequence ATGCCCCTATTCAAATATTTCACGTTGCTGGTATTGCCACTAATGTTAAGCATCGGCCACGCCCAGGCGGAAATGCCGAAAATGTCTTATCGCCAAGTGAAGGTCGATGGCGTGAGCATCGCCTATCGGGAGATAGGCAACGTCAACGCTCCCTCCGTTCTTTTACTTCACGGGGTGCCAAGTTCGTCACGGATGTATGAAGGGCTGATGCGTCAATTGGGCGACCGCTTTCACCTCATTGCGCCGGACTACCCAGGCTTTGGTAACAGCGACGCGCCCACTCCAGATCAGTTCACATACACGTTTGAACACTACGCAACACTGATTGCACACTTCACAGATGTAGTCGGGCTCAAGCAATACAGCCTGTTCATGCAAGATTACGGCGCACCTGTCGGCATGCGTCTGGTGATGGCGAGACCGAAGGCGGTGAGCGTCATGGTGTTTCAGAACGGAAATGTCTACGTCGAAGGGCTAGGCAGACTACCCGGCTAG